Proteins encoded in a region of the Bacteroidales bacterium genome:
- the infB gene encoding translation initiation factor IF-2, whose amino-acid sequence MSEVKATRLSKVASEFNVGISTIVDFLKKKGHDVDANPNTKIAHDLYMLLSKEFSSDVSAKKESEMVNLRNFREKKETVELVDQQPSRNMVEEEEIEPQVLIKDNTLGKKTPLFSTPAKEVEIKVVGKIDVDNLSGKPEEKPQKTALKPEEPADIKKENTPPVEDLKEDVASEVKESSEKKDLPEEVIPEDHNEVERLVEQETSIDSEIKVVGKIDLSSINQRTRPQKKSKQELERERKARTQQHKATLSSRSDEENVVQSTGKEEQATENRTEQQVEHIARPDIKLSGPTVVGKIDLPLEKKSNADDESKKKRKRIRKDKEKIVLNDKNIRKPDSPVGKVKKKKALRTEVNEEDVQRQIKETLSRLTSKGAKSKSSKYRRDKRDALNLKMQEEVEQMQLQKNVLKVTEFVSVNELASLMNVPVTQVISTCMAMGLFVSINQRLDAETMVLVADEFNYKVEFISADSQDILVEEEDKEEDMVPRPPIVTVMGHVDHGKTKLLDYVRNANVIAGEAGGITQHIGAYSVGLEDGRHITFLDTPGHEAFTAMRARGAKITDVAIIVVAADDGVKQQTVEAINHASAAGVPIVFAINKIDKPDANPDRVKEELAQMNYLVEDWGGKYQSQDISAKAGINIDLLLEKVLLEAELLELKANPSKKATGSVVESSLDKGRGYISTVLVQNGTLRTGDIVLAGSYTGHVKAMYNERNQRIEEAGPSTPALILGLDGAPQAGDLFNVLDDFREARDIASKRSQLQREQGMRTKKHITLDEIGRRIAIGNFQELNIIVKGDVDGSIEALSDSLIKLSTPEIQVNIIHKAVGQISESDVTLAVASNAIIVGFQVRPSQGARRLAEQEQIDVRIYSIIYDAIEEIKAAMEGMLSPEIKEEIVATLEVLEVFKITKVGTVAGCIVREGKITRTTKIRVIRDGIVIHTGELGSLKRFKEDVREVTTGYECGLDITNFNDIQVKDIIEGYQEVEVKKKL is encoded by the coding sequence ATGTCAGAAGTGAAAGCAACCAGATTAAGTAAAGTAGCCAGCGAATTTAATGTAGGGATATCTACAATTGTGGATTTCTTAAAAAAGAAAGGACATGATGTTGATGCGAATCCTAATACTAAGATAGCACACGACTTGTATATGCTCCTTTCGAAGGAGTTTAGTTCCGATGTCTCGGCGAAGAAAGAATCGGAAATGGTCAATTTGCGTAACTTCAGAGAAAAGAAAGAAACAGTTGAGCTTGTTGATCAACAACCATCAAGAAATATGGTGGAAGAAGAAGAAATTGAACCTCAGGTTTTAATAAAAGATAATACACTGGGTAAAAAGACACCTTTATTCAGTACTCCGGCTAAGGAAGTAGAAATTAAAGTTGTCGGAAAAATAGATGTGGATAATTTATCAGGAAAACCTGAAGAAAAGCCTCAAAAAACAGCCTTGAAGCCGGAAGAACCTGCAGATATAAAAAAGGAAAACACTCCGCCTGTGGAAGATCTTAAGGAAGATGTCGCTTCCGAAGTCAAGGAATCCTCTGAAAAGAAAGATTTACCGGAAGAAGTGATACCTGAGGACCACAATGAGGTGGAACGTTTGGTTGAACAAGAAACCTCGATTGACTCAGAGATTAAAGTAGTTGGAAAAATCGACCTTTCTTCGATTAATCAGCGAACCAGACCTCAGAAGAAATCAAAACAAGAATTGGAGAGAGAACGGAAAGCCCGTACTCAGCAGCATAAAGCGACATTGTCTTCTAGATCTGACGAGGAAAATGTTGTTCAAAGTACAGGTAAGGAAGAACAGGCAACAGAAAATAGAACAGAACAACAAGTCGAGCATATTGCCCGTCCTGATATTAAGTTATCCGGCCCGACTGTTGTTGGAAAAATAGACTTGCCGCTTGAGAAAAAGTCCAATGCTGATGATGAATCAAAGAAAAAAAGAAAACGTATCCGTAAGGATAAGGAAAAAATAGTTCTTAATGATAAGAATATCAGGAAGCCGGATTCTCCAGTTGGGAAAGTTAAGAAGAAAAAAGCCCTCCGTACGGAAGTAAATGAAGAGGATGTCCAGAGACAAATAAAAGAAACCCTTTCCCGTTTGACATCGAAAGGAGCTAAATCAAAAAGTTCCAAGTATCGTCGTGATAAGCGTGATGCATTAAATCTAAAGATGCAGGAGGAAGTGGAACAAATGCAACTTCAGAAAAATGTTTTGAAGGTAACAGAATTTGTTTCTGTAAATGAATTAGCATCTTTGATGAATGTGCCTGTTACACAGGTTATTTCTACTTGTATGGCAATGGGACTGTTTGTTTCCATCAATCAGCGGTTGGATGCAGAAACGATGGTATTGGTTGCGGATGAATTCAATTATAAGGTTGAGTTCATTAGTGCTGATTCCCAAGACATCCTTGTTGAAGAGGAAGATAAAGAAGAAGATATGGTTCCACGTCCGCCGATTGTCACAGTTATGGGGCATGTCGATCACGGGAAAACCAAGTTATTGGATTATGTTCGTAACGCAAATGTGATTGCAGGCGAAGCTGGTGGGATCACGCAACATATCGGAGCCTATAGTGTGGGTCTTGAAGACGGCCGCCATATTACATTTTTGGATACGCCTGGTCATGAGGCATTTACTGCAATGCGTGCACGTGGAGCTAAAATAACCGACGTAGCTATTATTGTAGTTGCTGCGGATGATGGTGTCAAACAACAGACTGTTGAAGCGATCAACCATGCTTCTGCTGCAGGTGTGCCTATTGTATTTGCTATTAACAAGATAGATAAACCAGATGCTAATCCTGATAGAGTTAAGGAAGAATTAGCCCAAATGAATTATTTGGTAGAAGATTGGGGTGGAAAATATCAGTCCCAGGATATTTCTGCAAAAGCTGGGATAAACATAGACCTATTGTTGGAAAAAGTTCTCTTGGAAGCTGAATTGCTCGAATTAAAAGCCAATCCAAGCAAGAAAGCTACTGGTTCGGTGGTTGAATCTTCTCTGGATAAAGGACGCGGATATATCTCAACAGTATTAGTGCAAAATGGAACATTACGTACAGGCGATATTGTATTGGCCGGTAGTTATACGGGGCACGTAAAGGCCATGTACAATGAGCGGAACCAGAGAATAGAAGAGGCAGGTCCATCTACTCCGGCATTGATACTTGGTTTGGATGGAGCTCCACAGGCAGGTGATTTATTCAATGTATTGGATGATTTCCGTGAAGCCCGTGATATTGCTTCTAAACGTAGCCAATTACAGCGTGAACAGGGGATGCGTACCAAAAAACATATTACTCTTGATGAAATTGGACGCCGGATCGCAATTGGAAATTTCCAGGAACTGAATATTATCGTAAAAGGCGATGTGGATGGATCCATAGAAGCGCTTTCGGATTCACTGATAAAATTGTCAACTCCTGAAATTCAGGTAAACATTATACATAAAGCGGTAGGACAGATTTCAGAATCGGATGTTACTTTGGCAGTGGCATCTAATGCAATCATTGTCGGGTTTCAGGTACGTCCGTCTCAGGGAGCACGTCGATTAGCCGAACAGGAACAAATAGATGTCCGGATATATTCTATTATCTATGATGCTATTGAAGAAATCAAAGCCGCAATGGAAGGAATGCTTTCTCCTGAAATCAAGGAAGAAATTGTAGCCACACTCGAGGTACTTGAAGTATTTAAAATTACTAAAGTGGGAACGGTTGCCGGGTGTATCGTCCGTGAAGGAAAAATTACACGAACCACTAAGATACGGGTGATTAGGGATGGTATCGTTATCCATACCGGTGAACTGGGATCCTTAAAACGTTTCAAAGAAGATGTCAGGGAAGTAACTACCGGATATGAATGTGGATTAGATATTACCAATTTTAATGACATTCAGGTAAAAGACATTATTGAAGGTTATCAGGAAGTTGAAGTGAAGAAAAAGCTTTAA
- a CDS encoding NAD kinase, whose product MIIAVYSKIFNDRSAEIIRSLLKLLDKLGVDMMIFRPMYEFLLSQPQKINSGLRTFTSHDDLNNDVRFLITVGGDGTFLQSVNIIRNSGIPIVGINIGRLGFLATIAEPELEDSIKKLLAGALPIEERTLLRMDTEKNKFNDFPYALNDVVIQKKNTGLITVHTWYNDDFLNSYWADGLIIATPTGSSAYSMSVGGPIVAPESENFIISPIAPHNLTVRPLIIPDNAVLRLKTSCRSDHFIVSLDSRSFEYPCNTEITLQRANFKVKVIKSSSFYATLRNKLMWGEDKRN is encoded by the coding sequence ATGATTATTGCCGTATACAGTAAAATATTCAATGACAGAAGTGCTGAAATTATCCGCAGCCTATTGAAATTGTTGGATAAACTTGGTGTGGACATGATGATTTTCCGTCCTATGTATGAGTTTCTATTATCTCAGCCTCAAAAAATCAATTCCGGATTAAGAACATTTACTTCTCACGATGACCTGAATAATGATGTCCGTTTTTTAATTACTGTTGGGGGAGACGGAACATTCCTTCAATCTGTAAATATCATCCGTAACAGCGGAATTCCTATTGTAGGTATTAATATTGGAAGGTTAGGGTTTTTAGCGACCATTGCCGAACCTGAACTTGAAGATTCCATCAAGAAATTATTGGCAGGAGCATTACCTATTGAAGAACGTACTTTACTCAGGATGGATACCGAAAAGAATAAATTCAATGACTTTCCTTATGCATTAAATGATGTGGTTATCCAAAAGAAAAATACCGGTCTGATTACTGTTCATACATGGTATAATGACGATTTTCTGAACTCTTACTGGGCAGATGGATTAATTATTGCCACTCCTACAGGTTCCTCTGCCTATTCGATGAGTGTTGGAGGACCCATTGTCGCTCCGGAATCCGAAAATTTCATTATATCACCTATCGCACCACACAACCTGACGGTCAGACCGCTTATAATTCCGGATAATGCTGTTTTACGCCTTAAAACATCTTGCCGTAGCGATCATTTTATCGTATCTCTCGATTCCCGATCCTTTGAATACCCCTGTAATACTGAAATTACACTACAACGGGCTAACTTTAAAGTAAAAGTAATTAAATCTTCTTCTTTTTATGCTACCTTACGTAACAAATTAATGTGGGGTGAAGACAAAAGGAACTGA
- a CDS encoding M23 family metallopeptidase translates to MAKIRYRYNPESLSYDKVKTSVKSTVIKALTFIGISLVIVATYIVGLSSFLSTPKEKALSHELNRVTFNYKILQQRVDQIDLTLSDMQQRDDNIYRTVFELDPIPQSIRQAGIGGVNRYEALEGYINSGLMIDMSTKVDKITRQMYVQSKSYDELIERIKNRELILATKPAIQPIDNKDLKRTASGYGWRTHPIYKDRRFHHGMDFTAPTGTDIYATGDGRVTAVGYNGGLGNRVIVDHGFGYETVYAHMSKFSVKVGDVVKRGQVIGYVGNTGDSTGPHLHYEVHKSGRSVNPVNYYYEDLSPEEYALILDLANSGEMYD, encoded by the coding sequence ATGGCAAAAATCAGATATAGGTATAATCCGGAATCATTAAGTTATGATAAAGTTAAAACCAGTGTTAAAAGCACGGTAATAAAAGCATTAACATTTATTGGTATCTCGCTGGTTATAGTTGCCACCTACATTGTCGGGCTTTCATCTTTCCTATCTACACCTAAGGAAAAAGCATTGTCTCATGAATTGAACCGGGTTACTTTCAATTATAAAATCCTGCAACAACGGGTAGACCAAATAGATTTGACACTTAGTGATATGCAGCAACGGGACGATAATATTTACCGTACTGTTTTTGAACTTGATCCTATTCCCCAGTCAATACGTCAGGCTGGTATTGGTGGTGTTAATCGTTACGAGGCTCTTGAAGGATATATAAATTCGGGGCTGATGATCGACATGAGTACAAAAGTTGATAAGATCACCAGGCAGATGTATGTGCAGTCGAAATCATATGATGAATTAATTGAAAGGATAAAAAACAGGGAATTAATACTGGCTACAAAGCCTGCAATTCAGCCAATCGACAATAAAGACCTTAAAAGAACAGCTTCTGGATATGGTTGGAGGACACATCCTATATATAAAGATCGAAGATTCCACCATGGAATGGATTTTACAGCTCCTACAGGAACTGATATTTATGCTACAGGAGATGGAAGAGTAACTGCTGTAGGCTACAATGGAGGGCTTGGAAATAGGGTGATCGTCGACCATGGATTCGGTTATGAAACTGTATACGCCCATATGAGCAAATTCTCCGTAAAAGTAGGGGATGTTGTCAAAAGAGGCCAGGTAATCGGTTATGTTGGAAATACCGGAGATTCTACCGGCCCACACCTGCATTATGAAGTACACAAAAGTGGCCGATCGGTAAATCCCGTTAATTACTATTATGAAGATCTTTCTCCTGAGGAATATGCTTTAATTCTTGATCTGGCCAATTCAGGAGAAATGTACGATTAA
- a CDS encoding Gfo/Idh/MocA family oxidoreductase codes for MKQSDESRRSFLKKAAVFSAAASAVPTILTANTSSGKPAEIKQANPNERVNLACCGIGNRGGEIIREFEKTGLANVVALCDVDMGAPHTERVMKQFPNARRFQDFREMFDKMGNEIDAVSIGLPDHSHFPATMMAMGLGKHVYVEKPLARSFHENELLIKAAKKYKKVVTQMGNQGHSEGNYFQFKAWVDAGIIKDVYAITAHMNSARRWHGWDPKIKNFPPAEPIPSTLDWDKWLAAAQFHEYNHDFVNGQWRCWFDFGLGALGDWGAHIIDTAHQFLDLGLPYEVDPIKLDGHNDFFYPMSSTISFKFPKRKKMPPVEITWYDGVDNLPPIPAGYGVSGLDPNIPPPSTGEIKAKLNPGKIIYSKDLTFKGGSHGSILSIIPEEKAKEMASSLPEVPKSPSNHYKNFLLACKGEEKTRSPFEISAPLSQVFSLGVITQKLNQKIEFNRKKKIITNNKVANELLVGPPPRKGWEQYYKV; via the coding sequence ATGAAACAAAGTGATGAATCCCGCCGTTCGTTTTTAAAAAAAGCAGCGGTATTTTCGGCAGCAGCATCTGCTGTCCCCACCATCCTGACTGCCAATACATCATCCGGGAAACCGGCTGAAATCAAACAGGCTAACCCTAATGAACGTGTTAATCTCGCTTGTTGTGGTATCGGTAATCGAGGAGGAGAAATTATCCGTGAATTTGAAAAAACGGGTTTGGCCAATGTAGTTGCATTATGTGATGTTGACATGGGTGCACCACACACGGAAAGGGTGATGAAACAATTTCCCAATGCCCGTAGATTTCAGGATTTTAGGGAAATGTTCGATAAGATGGGAAATGAAATAGACGCTGTTTCTATTGGTTTGCCGGATCATTCTCATTTTCCTGCAACCATGATGGCCATGGGATTGGGTAAACATGTATATGTAGAAAAACCTTTAGCCCGTTCTTTCCATGAAAATGAACTTTTGATCAAAGCAGCCAAAAAATATAAAAAGGTAGTTACCCAAATGGGTAACCAAGGTCACTCCGAAGGCAATTATTTTCAATTCAAAGCATGGGTAGACGCAGGGATTATCAAGGATGTCTATGCTATTACCGCACACATGAATTCCGCCCGTCGCTGGCATGGTTGGGATCCGAAGATTAAGAATTTCCCGCCTGCAGAGCCCATTCCATCTACTCTTGATTGGGACAAATGGTTGGCTGCGGCACAATTCCATGAATACAACCATGATTTTGTAAACGGCCAATGGCGTTGCTGGTTCGATTTTGGATTAGGTGCATTAGGCGACTGGGGGGCGCATATCATTGACACAGCTCATCAGTTCCTTGATCTTGGATTACCCTATGAAGTAGATCCTATCAAACTGGACGGACATAATGATTTCTTCTATCCGATGTCATCCACCATCTCTTTCAAATTTCCTAAAAGGAAAAAAATGCCTCCGGTTGAAATTACCTGGTACGATGGTGTAGATAATCTTCCTCCTATCCCTGCAGGATATGGTGTATCCGGATTGGATCCCAATATTCCGCCGCCAAGTACAGGAGAGATCAAGGCAAAATTGAATCCCGGAAAGATCATTTATAGCAAAGACCTTACCTTTAAGGGTGGATCCCATGGTAGTATTTTATCTATTATTCCGGAAGAAAAAGCGAAGGAAATGGCATCCAGTCTTCCCGAAGTTCCGAAAAGTCCATCGAATCATTACAAAAACTTTTTGCTGGCATGTAAGGGAGAGGAAAAAACACGTTCTCCATTTGAAATTTCAGCTCCTTTGAGCCAGGTATTTTCATTAGGGGTAATCACCCAAAAACTCAATCAAAAAATTGAATTTAACCGTAAAAAGAAAATTATCACCAACAATAAAGTTGCCAATGAATTACTTGTAGGTCCTCCCCCTCGCAAAGGATGGGAACAATATTACAAAGTATAA
- a CDS encoding DUF4294 domain-containing protein produces MTFIIFPYPELDVNFGTIIEVCLLKILNLFMRYWLIFILLLLVFLPSFSQIRMEEKGVVLGFDIVNGDTIFHTMLDEQVVRAPRIFKSKAEERKFWRLVHNVKKTYPYARLAGEKLHQLNEHYLTLNSEKEKKKYSKQVEKELMAEFEGELRKLTITQGRILLRLVDRETGNTTYEILKDFRGSLSAFFWQTVAKIFGSNLKARYDPSEGEDKTIEQIIIQIEEGSI; encoded by the coding sequence ATGACTTTTATTATTTTTCCGTATCCGGAATTAGATGTTAATTTTGGAACGATAATTGAAGTTTGCTTGTTGAAGATATTGAATTTATTCATGCGTTATTGGCTGATTTTTATACTTCTTTTACTGGTATTTCTTCCATCTTTTTCCCAAATCAGAATGGAAGAAAAGGGGGTTGTCCTTGGATTTGATATCGTTAATGGGGATACCATTTTTCATACTATGCTGGATGAGCAAGTCGTCCGTGCTCCACGTATTTTTAAAAGTAAAGCCGAAGAACGTAAATTCTGGAGACTGGTACATAACGTAAAAAAAACATATCCTTATGCAAGATTAGCCGGAGAAAAACTCCATCAACTCAATGAGCATTACCTGACCCTCAACAGTGAAAAGGAGAAAAAAAAATACAGTAAACAGGTGGAAAAAGAGTTAATGGCAGAATTTGAAGGTGAATTGAGAAAACTGACCATTACACAGGGACGCATCCTATTGCGTCTGGTAGACAGGGAAACCGGAAACACCACCTACGAAATATTAAAAGATTTCCGGGGATCGCTTTCTGCATTTTTCTGGCAGACCGTTGCAAAAATTTTCGGATCAAACCTGAAAGCACGCTACGATCCTTCTGAAGGAGAAGATAAAACCATCGAACAGATCATTATACAGATAGAAGAAGGATCTATATAG
- a CDS encoding ABC transporter permease, which produces MNTQLYIARHLLYGGSQKKSNGLMVSISIFGIALSLSVMIIAVAVTTGFKKEIGLKATGFAADIQITNLDSHYSIYNMSPISVDQPFMDDIRALPEVRHIQEYCIKPGVMKSAGETQGIVLKGISSDFEWDFFLNNLVEGSVFQLNDSTASNEIILSRQIANLLQLKLGDQLLIYFVQERIRYRRFTISGIYETGLTELDKMFALVDMRHLQRLNGWKEGDVSGFEIFIHDFDQLEEVTEQVFDIAGFRISGDGSALKVQNIKELYSQLFDWLSIQDTTVAIVLLLMVLVAGFNMISGLLIIILEQTSTIGILKSLGANNRFIRQVFLYESVFFIGKGLLWGNIIALILCWIQWKFGVIVLDQDNYFLSKVPISINMIQLLLINAGAALAILLMLILPSSIVSKISPETSIKYR; this is translated from the coding sequence TTGAATACCCAGTTATACATAGCACGACATCTTTTATATGGTGGATCTCAGAAGAAATCAAACGGATTAATGGTATCCATCAGTATTTTCGGTATTGCTCTGAGCCTTTCCGTAATGATTATAGCCGTAGCTGTTACTACCGGGTTTAAAAAGGAAATCGGTTTAAAAGCCACCGGGTTTGCGGCAGACATTCAGATTACCAATCTGGACAGTCATTATTCCATATATAACATGTCGCCAATATCCGTAGATCAGCCTTTTATGGATGATATACGCGCTCTTCCCGAAGTCCGGCATATACAGGAATATTGTATAAAACCGGGAGTCATGAAGAGTGCGGGGGAAACACAGGGAATAGTTTTAAAAGGAATATCGTCTGATTTCGAATGGGATTTCTTTTTAAATAATTTAGTGGAAGGATCTGTATTTCAACTGAATGATTCGACAGCCTCGAACGAGATCATTTTATCCCGCCAGATCGCTAATTTATTACAGTTAAAGTTAGGTGACCAGTTGCTGATCTATTTTGTACAGGAACGGATCCGTTATCGCCGGTTTACTATATCCGGGATTTATGAAACAGGATTAACGGAATTGGATAAAATGTTTGCTTTGGTTGATATGCGGCATTTGCAGCGGTTGAATGGATGGAAAGAGGGTGATGTCAGTGGCTTTGAGATATTTATTCACGATTTTGATCAACTGGAAGAGGTAACGGAACAGGTTTTTGATATAGCGGGCTTTCGTATTTCCGGAGATGGCTCGGCTTTAAAAGTGCAGAATATAAAGGAATTGTATTCTCAGTTGTTCGATTGGCTCAGTATCCAGGATACTACGGTGGCAATTGTCTTGTTGTTAATGGTCCTTGTTGCAGGATTTAATATGATTTCCGGCTTATTGATCATTATTCTTGAACAAACATCTACTATTGGCATATTGAAGTCACTTGGCGCGAATAACCGCTTCATTCGCCAGGTCTTTTTATACGAATCGGTATTCTTTATCGGGAAAGGATTGTTATGGGGAAATATTATCGCATTGATTTTATGTTGGATACAATGGAAATTCGGCGTGATTGTGCTTGATCAGGACAACTATTTCCTTAGCAAGGTACCCATTTCCATTAACATGATCCAATTATTGCTGATCAATGCAGGAGCTGCTCTTGCCATCTTGTTGATGCTGATCCTTCCTTCCTCGATAGTCAGTAAGATAAGTCCGGAGACTTCTATAAAATACAGGTAA
- a CDS encoding secondary thiamine-phosphate synthase enzyme YjbQ, with amino-acid sequence MKSYRKELWFNATSRREFINITQEVRACLMESGIKEGLILVNAMHITASVFINDDESGLHHDMEAWLEKLAPEKPHNQYRHNTYEDNADAHLKRSVMGREVVVAVTKGELDFGPWEQIFYGEFDGKRRKRVLVKIIGE; translated from the coding sequence ATGAAAAGCTACAGGAAGGAATTATGGTTCAATGCTACATCCAGAAGGGAGTTTATCAATATCACCCAGGAAGTCAGGGCATGCCTCATGGAAAGTGGTATAAAAGAAGGGCTCATATTGGTGAATGCCATGCATATTACTGCAAGTGTTTTTATCAACGACGATGAAAGCGGGCTACATCATGACATGGAGGCATGGCTGGAAAAACTGGCGCCTGAAAAACCTCACAACCAATATAGGCACAATACCTACGAGGATAATGCGGATGCTCATCTGAAAAGGTCTGTCATGGGACGGGAAGTAGTAGTCGCCGTAACCAAAGGAGAATTGGATTTCGGCCCCTGGGAACAGATCTTTTACGGTGAATTTGACGGGAAGCGCCGAAAGCGGGTTTTGGTAAAGATCATTGGGGAATAG
- the pyrH gene encoding UMP kinase has translation MLKYRSVLLKLSGEALMANQPAGIDTDRLIEYAQRIKEGAEMGVRIGIVFGGGNIFRGLKGVDKGFDRVKGDYMGMLATVINGLAIHSALESMGVKARLFTSIRMEPIGEGYSKPKVMEALDRGEVVIFSGGTGNPYFTTDTASALRAVEMEADVLLKGTRVDGVYTADPEKDPTATKYETITFDEAYRLNLKVMDMTSFTMCKENNMPIIVFDMNKEGELTRVLQGEHVGTLVKL, from the coding sequence ATGTTGAAATACAGAAGTGTCTTATTAAAATTAAGCGGAGAAGCCTTAATGGCCAACCAACCCGCAGGCATTGATACCGACCGGTTAATCGAATATGCCCAAAGAATTAAAGAAGGTGCCGAAATGGGTGTCAGGATCGGGATTGTATTCGGTGGCGGAAATATATTCCGTGGGCTAAAAGGGGTTGATAAAGGCTTCGATCGTGTAAAAGGTGATTATATGGGTATGCTGGCAACAGTGATCAATGGCCTGGCTATTCATTCCGCATTAGAAAGTATGGGTGTTAAAGCCCGGTTGTTTACATCCATCCGTATGGAACCCATTGGCGAAGGATACAGCAAACCGAAAGTGATGGAAGCACTTGACCGGGGAGAGGTGGTCATTTTTAGCGGCGGAACCGGTAATCCCTATTTTACAACAGATACGGCATCTGCACTCAGAGCGGTCGAAATGGAAGCTGATGTACTACTCAAGGGTACACGGGTAGATGGGGTATATACTGCCGATCCGGAAAAAGACCCAACAGCGACCAAATATGAAACAATTACATTCGACGAAGCATACCGACTTAATCTTAAAGTAATGGATATGACTTCATTCACCATGTGTAAGGAAAATAATATGCCTATCATTGTTTTCGACATGAACAAAGAGGGTGAATTAACCCGCGTACTGCAAGGCGAACATGTAGGAACACTGGTAAAACTATAA